The Bacillus sp. Y1 genome includes the window GTCTTTTCCCTTCTTTTTGCCAAAACTGTTCATCTTCTGGATTCCAATGAGTGATTCTTCCTTTACTCATGTTAATCAACCTTTCTAATTACATAATATAGTTTACTAGTTTCATCAAACGCTACCCATTCCTTTTCACTAACCGTTACTTGAGAAGATCCAGGTATAGCAAAGAAATTTCTGTCGTCAAAATAGATTCTCACATGTGTTTCGTCAGGACATAATCCAACTTTTACTAATGACTTTTTTATAAACGGTGCGGCCTGCTCTTCCCCAGAATAGTCCTGAATAGAAAGCTCAACTATTTGATTGACATAGATTTTTAGATCCTCAAGATTAATGCCCTGCACAGCTACTGCCACATCCTTTCCCATTAGGGTAAACAAACATCTTATAACCTTGGAGATAAGACCAGAAGTCAACTTGTGCGTGTATCTCAATATGTTCAATAACTTCTTCCTCTGACTGAAAACGAGTCATTCCTTTTATCTCTGCAACAACTACATCTGCACCTTCAGTTACTTTTTCATCAAGATACCAATTCACACGCATTCCTTTAAACAAATCAGTTAATAACTGATCAATGAGATTAGAGAATTCTCCAACATGCTCTCTTACAAAACAGAAGTCTAAGTAGGTTTCAGAATTCATTGTCAATCACGCCTTCTTTTGATCTTGTTTGTAAATTAGAAATGCTATAGGGAATAATATAAGATTTAAGACACAATAAATGATTGCCGTTACATAGTTTTCAAAGTAATACTGGTGCACCATTTTTTGTGTAAATACGATATTTAACATAAGAATGACTAACAGGGCAGCAAAATTGAAATTACACTTCATAACGTTTCACCTTCACTGCATATACTGCGTCTTTCTCTACTATTACTTCAATTTCAGGTAATGGTCTACGAGGAGGTCCGGCGGTTGGTGCGCCTGTTTCAACATCAAATTTTCCATGATGGCAAGGACAAAGCATCTCCCCTTTTTCCTTTTCCCAAAATACTGGACAGCGAAGGTGAGTACATGCATTTTGATAAGCAACATATTTTGTTTCAGATAACCGAATTAATATCGCATCGTCATGTTCACCAGGGAACTTAAAATCAACGGAATGGCCAACAGGAATACTTTTTATATCAACAATCTTTTTGTGCGGATATTCCTTGTTTCCTAGTCCCATTAATTCCTTAGCTGCAACCCCACCCCAAGGGAGAGATGATACGGCAAATACACCAGCTGCCCCTACTAATGTCTTCATAAATCCTCGACGGTCTAGCTTTCTCTCATTGTTCCGATTGATATTGTGGGTATAATTATCTTCATTAAAGGGGATTTTATTATTTTTATGTGTCATGATAATCCCTCCTAAAATAACTTTGTTACTCCCTGTAAAATACCAGGGAGATTCACTCGTACATTTGTTTCGCCTTCAAGATATGGCATACTTGTCACCCATTTACCATTATCTAAATTGAACTGCTTTTGCTTTGCTTCGATCTCATCATCCGTTAGCCACTGCAATGTATTTGATGGACAAACACTTGCACACATGGGAGGTATTCCATCCTTTGTCCGGTCAATACACAAATCGCATTTGTACATAAGATTTTGTTCCGTATCAAATTTTGGAATTCCATATGGACAAGCGATCGTACAGTTTTGACAGCCAATACATTTTTCTACCAATGCAGACAATACCGCTCCCGTTTCATGGATTTGGATCGCCTGAGCAGGACAGCTTCTTGCACATGCCGGATTTACACAGTGAAGGCACATGAGAGGCATCGTCTGACGGTTTACAAGAGGATTCACATCATATACATAGTTTCTGTTTTTCTCTTCATGTCCTCCGCACTGCGTACACGCAGCCAAACAAGAGCGGCAGCCGATACAGTTTTCTAATTCAAGATAGAGCCTCTTCTTCATTTATTGCACCTTCTTTATTTCTAGTTTTTCAATTTGCGCTGCACATGCCTTAAACTCTGGCATTCTTGACATCGGATCAAGTGCTGCAATGGTGAGGAGATTAATAGATTGATCGTGACCAAAGTGATATGGTACGAACACCGTATCTTTTCGAATCGCTTCGGTTATTTTCACTTTATAATCAGCTGTTCCACGACGAGTGAACAGTCGAACCACCTCTTCATGCTGAATGTCATATTTAGAGGCGGTATCCGGATGCACCTCAACATAAGGTTCCGGACACATATCACGTAAAAATTGAATTCGTCTCGTTTGATTTCCGGATAGGTAATGGTACACCACACGCCCGGTTGTTAAACGTAATGGATATTCTTCACATGGCTCTTCTGCTGGTGGTCTGTATGGAAGTGCACAAATTTTAGCTTTTCCATCTGGATGATAAAACTTTTTGTCTAAGAACATATGTGGTGTTCCTTTATCAGCTTCATCTTTACAAGGCCAAAACACTCCATCTTGCTTCTCGATCTTATCCCACGTTGCTCCATAATAGTCTGCGTAACCACCTTTAGAGGCTAAGCGGAATTCGTCTCCGACATCTTTTGCTGTTTTTAAATGTCTGAAGTATTGCCCTCTTCCAAGTCTTTCAGCAAGATCCACTTGAATTTCCCAGTCTGGTTTAGATTCGCCAACAGGCTCTTGGGCTTTATTAATTTTAATGATTCGACCTTCGATATTGGTGACAGTTCCCTCATCCTCAGACCAAGTCGTTGTTGGAAGAATAACATCGGCAAATTCGGCTGATTCAGAAAGGTAAAAATCTGCAACAACCATAAAATCCAGATTTTTCAAAGCGTTTCGTACATAGTTAAGATTAGGAGCACTAACTGCTGGGTTTGAGCATAGTAAGTAAAGACCTCTAATCGTTTTGTCTGTCATTAGCTCAAACATCTCGTAAGCTGATACACCAGCTTGCGGCATCTCTTCCGGCTTGATACCCCATACTTTACTTACTTCTCGAACATGTTCAGGATTGGCAATTTTTCGATAACCAGGAAGGGCATCAGCCTTTTGCCCGTGCTCACGTCCTCCTTGCCCATTACCTTGACCAGTAAAAGTGGCTACGCCTGATTTTGGACGACCAATTTTGCCTGTTACGAGAGCTAAATTGGTATACGCAGAAACATTGTCAACACCTTTATGCTGTTGCTCAATTCCACGAGCAAACATAACTACAGCATTTGGGGCTTTTCCATATATCTCAGCTGCTCTAATAATCTTCTCAGGAGCAACACCTGTAAGTTCGCTTGTATATTCTGGAGTAAACTGTTTCACTACTTCCTTTGTCTCTTCAAATCCATTTGTGTGATTGTTCACAAAATGTTCATCAATATGGCCCATTTCGATTAATTGATAGAGAATTCCATTTGCTAGAGCAAGGTCTGTACCTGGACGAAGATCCAAATGAAGATCCGCTCTTCTTGCAATTGGTGTTTCACGTGGGTCAACCACAATGATGTATCCTCCTCTTTCTTGTACATTCCAAATGCGGAACATAGAGGTTGGATGACATTCAGCTGTATTACTCCCAGCTATAAGCAAGCAATCTGTTTCATGTATATCTGTCCAAGGAATCGTAGATCCTCTATCGACACCTAGTGATCTCATAAATCCACCAGCTGCACTTGACATACAGAAGCGGCCATTATAATCAATATATCTTGTGCCTAGAGCGACACGAGCAAACTTTCCAGTTAAATAGCATTTCTCATTTGTCATTGAAACACCGCTGAAAACTGAAAGACTATCTTTTCCATAATCCTTCTGTAATTCTTGAAATTTCTTTACGATTAAATTGTATGCTTCTTCCCAACTTGCCTCACGGAAACCATCTTTTGTTCCTTTTAATGCTTGATTATCACGAATCAGCGGCCTTAAAATACGATCATCATGATTCGTTTGCTGGTAAGCTGTCACACCTTTCGGGCACATTTTCCCAACTGTTACGGGCCATTCATAACGAGGCTCTACGCCAATAATTTTATTTGTTTTTGTATTCACTCGTAAATTCATCCCACATTGCATCCCGCAATAACTACAGTGAGTTTTCACTAGTTTTTCATTTGGATGATGTAAGTTCTTTACTTCTTTAAAAAATTTATCCCTTTGCATTCTGGTTTGCCTCCTTAACTTTCACTTCATGTGTAGGGAAGCCAGAGAACTGAGCAATACGGTACTTTCTCCGACATGGAAGACATAATTCCGCAAGATGAAAGTCTTCCTTTTTAAATTCCATATGGTTCACGCCTAATACATGAACGACATCATTTGATTGTTCTGTTGATACAAATCCTTCACCACAAACCTTACAATGCTTCATTGACTGCTCAGCATAATGCTCGCGGTAGTTTCTAGCAAAGATACTTACTGGGCGGAAAGGAATATGTGCTAATTTTCCAAATGGTAAATATATTAAAGTAACAATTACGGAATATTGATGAATTAATGACATGACCGAATGTCCCCAGCCGTGTAAAAACATATTGATAAACGTCAATGCAATACCTGTGATACTAACAAAAAGTAGTAAATATAATGGCAAAAAGTCGTAAACAACTGTTTGTTCTGCACGTGCTTGCATGTTTTTCAAGCGTCTGTAAATAATCATGCAAACACCTGTGATTACCATAACTGCAGATATATTTAAAGCGTTATAGAAAAGATATCCTAAAGCACCGTCTGCTTTAATTGTCATGATGTCAATTCCCATTCCAACAACCGTATAATATCCATTCTCTTCCATCGTAAAGTACATCCAGCCAAACACTAATGGGAAGGTAACGAATGCTGCGATTACACAACCCCAACCCATTAAAATATGTTGAGTCCAACGATAGATCCCACGATTCCAAATAAAACGATAGGTGACTAGGTGCTCCGTAGTCGTCTTAGGGGTTGACTTCCGAAACAAAAGTTTTAATCCTTTTTTAACGAAGATTTTTGTTGGTGGTCGCTCTCCCCAAGCGATAAATCGATAAAAGAATCCTCCTAAAAAAACAATCGTACCAACCATGTATCCGTATAAATTCAAGTCGATATGAGTAAACATTCTCGTTCCAATAAATGATAAAATTGCTAGTCCGCATACACTTAAAAACATAGATTTGGCAAACTTAGAAGCAAACGCACGATCGATTGAATGTGTTGCTTTTTTATTTGCTGAAAGTACTCCTTGCATTATTAAGCTCCTCCTTGAAAAATCACCATTTAAGTTATTCTTATTTTATGTCTTGATCTCAATTGAACGTATCGGGGGATTTCCTTACCCACCTCGGAAAATTCCCTTAGAGGGCTATTTTTCGGCATTCATAAGGTACTTCGGACCTTATAAACGTTGATATATCAACGTTTATTGATTTGTGGCGATTTTGTAACAGTTGATGTCATAATCGTTTTTTTCACAAAAAAAACCACTTTTCTATTACAGAAAAGTGGTTTATCCCCTATTTAACTCGGTATCAATCATGTGATCTAATCTTTCTAAACTCTTTCTTGCCCTTTCATTTGAAATGGTTCGATAATGATGTAATCCCCCTTCTTCCTCATCCATTTCATCCGCCTTTTTTACAATTTCTTGTAAGGGAGTTCTAATGATTGTATTTGTTGGTAGAAACGAATCGGTATGAAATAAAATGGCATGAGAAATGACCTTTGCTGACGCGGGG containing:
- a CDS encoding QcrA and Rieske domain-containing protein, which gives rise to MTHKNNKIPFNEDNYTHNINRNNERKLDRRGFMKTLVGAAGVFAVSSLPWGGVAAKELMGLGNKEYPHKKIVDIKSIPVGHSVDFKFPGEHDDAILIRLSETKYVAYQNACTHLRCPVFWEKEKGEMLCPCHHGKFDVETGAPTAGPPRRPLPEIEVIVEKDAVYAVKVKRYEV
- a CDS encoding 4Fe-4S dicluster domain-containing protein, which codes for MKKRLYLELENCIGCRSCLAACTQCGGHEEKNRNYVYDVNPLVNRQTMPLMCLHCVNPACARSCPAQAIQIHETGAVLSALVEKCIGCQNCTIACPYGIPKFDTEQNLMYKCDLCIDRTKDGIPPMCASVCPSNTLQWLTDDEIEAKQKQFNLDNGKWVTSMPYLEGETNVRVNLPGILQGVTKLF
- a CDS encoding molybdopterin oxidoreductase family protein — its product is MQRDKFFKEVKNLHHPNEKLVKTHCSYCGMQCGMNLRVNTKTNKIIGVEPRYEWPVTVGKMCPKGVTAYQQTNHDDRILRPLIRDNQALKGTKDGFREASWEEAYNLIVKKFQELQKDYGKDSLSVFSGVSMTNEKCYLTGKFARVALGTRYIDYNGRFCMSSAAGGFMRSLGVDRGSTIPWTDIHETDCLLIAGSNTAECHPTSMFRIWNVQERGGYIIVVDPRETPIARRADLHLDLRPGTDLALANGILYQLIEMGHIDEHFVNNHTNGFEETKEVVKQFTPEYTSELTGVAPEKIIRAAEIYGKAPNAVVMFARGIEQQHKGVDNVSAYTNLALVTGKIGRPKSGVATFTGQGNGQGGREHGQKADALPGYRKIANPEHVREVSKVWGIKPEEMPQAGVSAYEMFELMTDKTIRGLYLLCSNPAVSAPNLNYVRNALKNLDFMVVADFYLSESAEFADVILPTTTWSEDEGTVTNIEGRIIKINKAQEPVGESKPDWEIQVDLAERLGRGQYFRHLKTAKDVGDEFRLASKGGYADYYGATWDKIEKQDGVFWPCKDEADKGTPHMFLDKKFYHPDGKAKICALPYRPPAEEPCEEYPLRLTTGRVVYHYLSGNQTRRIQFLRDMCPEPYVEVHPDTASKYDIQHEEVVRLFTRRGTADYKVKITEAIRKDTVFVPYHFGHDQSINLLTIAALDPMSRMPEFKACAAQIEKLEIKKVQ